From the Pocillopora verrucosa isolate sample1 chromosome 11, ASM3666991v2, whole genome shotgun sequence genome, the window CATAAATCGCTTTTCTAACGCTCAGTTCACGCTGGTCTCCAGGCCGAAGGCGAAGGCTGAAGCAGTTAAATCAGACTCGTGGTTTGATAATTCATTACATCATTTGAAAACcgaattcaataattttttttatcatgcatTTGctaaacaatctgcaaaagaaaacaCTTCTCTCTGACTTTGCAAACGTTTGAGAACAATACACAAacgaggggcttggaaactaggcagactaTGAACTCGACCTGATAACCCAATATTTGCGGCACGAATTGAGTTATCATGTCGACTTTACACGCTATTGTAGATTGACTGTAtgttctcaaccaatcagagttaTCGTTAATTTGATATTATAATCTTCTAATCTTGAATATCTTATAGAAACTCTGAATGGTAGGTAGCGATTTACTGGCTAAAAACCAAAAACCgtaggatatatatatattatttgcATGTGTAATTAGAAAATTTATTATTGTGAAGTATTGATCCAAGAAACGTCCCATTAGTGATGCCAGCGTCTGGATTATAATAACGATACAATCGATGTTCTGTGCTGCGACTCACTCGAACTAAATGTGCTTAAACCAAGTAATTTATAGCGAAATAATTTACAGCAATATGATTTATAGCAAAATGATTTATAGCGAGATAATAATGTCGATCTAGAAATTAGTGGTTCCCCCTGCTAGCACTTGGATAGCCTCCTGGTCCGGTTTATCATCAGTGCCCTCGTCCGAGCTTGACTCTTTagtgctttttgtttttgtttaaaccGTAAAACACCTCTCCAGCCAGCTcttttgaaattagtttttcGAGAAGCAAGCATGCCCTCTGTTGTAAACGCTTCTCCTTTAATATTTTCGCCTTTttctcctcattttttttttctgcgcgATTTCGGATCCTTCTCAATGCGAGAGGAAAACTTCCTTTTCAGGTTTATTAGAGCTGTTGTCAGCTTATTTGAGGCCTCGCGAAATCTTTGGCGAATAtgattttgtaatatttgtCGATGacaatttcacaataaaccCTCGGTTACGCAAGGAGAAAAGTTTATCGGTATATTTCATAGCCAATTTCATAGTTATTCAGAcaaaaaccttcatttctttcGAATTAGCATTGCCAAAATCCATTTCTGATTAAACTGCGTCGAAAAATTATTGAACTCTGGCCAAAATCGTTTCCAAAACAACCCTTCGCCACAAATTTTCTTCCATCAACCTGCAACATTTACCACTTGGCGGTCCCAGAAACCTTTGCGCAgaacacaaggatccgattgcTAGTAACTCAAACATTTGACTCATCCCGAAGCGGATATAGGGTGGAACTCTTAACTGATCAAAGTCTGAGAGCAGATCAACTCCTGAAGGAACAGGATCAAGATGATTTTCTTCAGCATTATATTTGCCTCTGGCAAGTCAATTCACCTTTGTAATCAATTCTCAGATTATTATCGTTGATTTGTGTTTCTGGTGCAAAACATTTGCAGATGGGCATATAATTTAAACAGAAGCTATAAATGTGCAAACAAATAAACGGAACCTTACAGACGCGTTTATCTGTGTGACATTTGTCTCATTAATGCTGTTGGCTAATTTTCAGTCCGTCTGATGATTTCGATATTTCCGATGGCTTCGTTTCTTATTTTTCATCGAGTCTTAACTCTTCTTCAGCAGAGTATGTACAAGGTTTGTCGCCTTGCGTGTTTTCCTAACTCGCTTGATTGtctatttcattaaaaaagttgGCAGTTACCTTCGTTGATCCCCtggcattttaaaatttaatttgttaaaatattCTTTCAGAACTTTTGTTAAAGCACTCGCGAGATAACAAATTGGAGTAATTTTTGGTTAGTTATTTCTAGGAAACGAGCCTTAAAATGGCATGTCTGAACAATCATTCACAAGTTTTTATTAGATTAAGCCGTTTATTTAAATTCAGCATGCAATTTATCATCTACAAAAAGAATCTTTTGATGCCACAGTCTTAGATCGTTACATTTCGGGTGAAATCACCTGAAGTAAAGGTACCGTTGAaaagtataaatattttttcctagAATAGCAAAGCGTCACGTCTTTCTGCGAGGTTCGCAATAGGTCTTTGCATGATGATTGCAAAAACAATTCAGAGAAACATGAAGTACAGTTCTCTTAGAATAGCTTCCCAGATTTTTATCAAACAAGTCCGCCTCAAAATCGTATGTTTGGACAGTCGTTTTACACGTTTTTACTTCGCTTCCGTTTATTCTAATCCAGTATGAAGCTTATTATCTACAAACACATTATTTTACTGGCTTTCACTCTCTTGGATCTATAATTAGAAGGTTAAATCAACTGAAATTGAAGTAGCTTTGAAAAGCATAGAATATCTTTTCCCAAGAATTCAAAAGCGAAGTGCGCGATAGCTTTATGCATGACGactgcaaaaataattcaatgaaAAGGAACATAAAGTACAGTTTTCCTTTAATAGCCTCCCAGGAAAAGAGCAAAATATATATCATGTCTGTCGCATTAAGGCATCGAGGTTGCATGTCTTATTAACCGTTCAGTTGCGTATTTCGTTTACAGAGTTGGCAGATTTACTTTCGCTCATCCACCGACATTTCAAATATATCACCTTCTTCTTAACACCTGTATTTTCAGTATCAGTTTTATAATACCAGCTCAGTAAAGGCTACAAAGAAAGCGAGAAGACTGTCTTCTCTTGATTGAAAGTCAATATTTCAGTCAGTCATTGATCAAGTTACAAACTACTCGGTTCGCACTGATCGGTGAGTTGTTAACAATTTTTCAAGGAAGTGGAGATAGATATCCACTACTTTTACCAACACTGATGTGAATAATTAATTAGTATATACTACACAGAAACCAAATTTAATTAATATCAGTCGAAAGACCAAAAAATGAtggaaaattaaactcttgacgtgcaattttgtctcttcggctaCAGAGGTGGATCTGGCGTTAGACAGAGCCGGAATCCGTTGTCCTAATGGATTTGGACCCCTCTAGATTTGGTCCACGAGAACAAGATAACATATTGATGTTATCTTGTTCTCAACGTCCCGTCACAACTTAGGATTTCGTTAACCTGAGCGAAAGCGTTAAactctgaaataaaattgaactgTATAACATGATAACGTTTGATTTTTGCAATATTAGGGACCTTACGATCCGACAACGGCGGCGGCGACGTGGGACTTTTTTACTTCCGGTTACGTACTGCGCATGAGTAGATTTCTGAGACGGCGGTGTCCCTTCACGCGCGGACGTCTAGAAGCCTTGTTTGACGTTGTGCGAAAACGTGGAAATTAAAACCCAACTATGGCAAAGGAATCAAGGTAAAAACGAGACTTTGCgactaaatttaaagaatactagtttgtttgaaatatcCGAAACGAACAGAGCGTGGAGTCTTTAGTATACGACCACAAACTGAATGGAGAGAGATTTGACttattttgctttgtatttgtttgtgatTGTACTTCACTCGCTATCACTGAGCTTTCTTATCACTTACTTTCCAACTTTTTTCTCgatcaaaaaaagagaacaattaagcttaattttattttgggttTACTAGGAAATAGTAGAGAGATTTTGTCGGCAGCGGTACTAGATGCGACCGATGCAAAGTGTATAAATACTTTCATTGAgctaattttcatttataatcGTAGATTAACCTTATTTTATAAGGAACTCACTGGCTGGGTTGAACAGTTATATCGACGAATACCGATACCGCAAATATTGCTTTATTTATAACTGaatcaaaaacaaatacaaaacagaGACGTTCACATAATTTCCACTGTTTCCTAATtaaataagaattattttacaaaatccAAACTTTATTGATTGCCCAATATTTTGCTCCAAATGCTACACATTTTTTAGTAATTCATGactgttttcatttgaaagcGTCCTTCCAACCTTAATTGCATGTTTCCCTCATTCGGAAGGCAAAGGATAGCCATCATGTATTCTcatgatcatttctttatctgtCAACAAGTTCAGCTAATTTATTGGAGGACTAAAGACAACAAAGATATTGTCTAATATTATGATGATCTAGTTAATACCACCCAAAGCAAGttatgttatttgttttaaaaattttgatcatgatTAGGACCAAGTGCTAGTAAATCCCAGATACAATGATAATTTTATTGTTAGCAAATTTTGCTGATATACTGATAGTTCTTCCTcatgaagtaatttttgttgCACTGCACTTTCAGTCAATCAATGAAATGGAATGAAGAACACGAATTGCTTATGTTGAGGGAATTGATGCTTTTGCAGCCATGGCTGCACAAGAAAGGAACTAGTGAGAGAGGAGATGATTGGGAAAAGCTGGCAGTATCCTTAAATGCTATTCCTTATCCCCAATTCCGTGTTACTCAACGGTCTGTTCGTGACCACTATTCAACAATGGAaaagagaagaaggaaaaaagtcaGGGAAGAAGACAGAGCCTCAGGTATTGCCTCTGAAGAGGACAAGGAACTAGATCAACTGTTAGATGAAACAATTGAACTCTTTGATGAGTCTGACAAAATCACagatcaaacaaaacaaaagcaggaagaagaagcaaagaaagcAGAGGAAATGCGGAAGAGATCATTGGAAACTTTTAAAGATAGTGCCAAAAGGAATGCCGATGAACAGCAAGGAGCAAGACCGAAAAAGGGTAGAGCTAGTGGTGCAAGCACTCTGGCTTACCTGAAGGATAGGGCAGAAGTAGAAGCTACTTTAAAACGTGATGAATTGGAGATAAAAAGGCAAGAGTTAGCACTGCAAGCAAAGGAGCAGGAAGAAAGACAACAGCAATTTGATATGATGAACAAGCAAACTAGAGATACCCAGCAGCTTCAGCAGCAGCAAATGCAGCAGTTTATGCAAATGAATGCAAACATGATGCAACAGCACCAACAACAAACCCTTGCACTTATGGAACTAATGAAAAAGTTTGCTGGGAAGTGATGCTGGTCAATCTCTGCAAGAGGTCATTTAAATGCACAAAGAGTTCACATTTTTATTAACTTGAACATTTTCAaggaagttaaaaattaaagatttataataataattacttgTTTACATATATAGTTGTAAAGGAAATGTTGCTTAATTTTGCCAACCTTTGAAAGTCGCCGAATTGATGTTATGCCAGTATCAAAACTGGGGCCGAGCCTTTATCAAGGCAATAGGGCTTATCCAACTATAGAATTGCATTACTCTCTGTAAACATGCTCACCATTATTTGTTCTCATTTAACAGTTTGTTTTGGTGGCatttatttcactttaattCCAATATGTTAGCCTTTCTcgattgtataatttttttttattaaaaagcagTTCAATTTTCGAAAGGAAAAGTGTTATGTAACTTTTGTAAAACCTGTTTGGCAGACTTAGTGAAAATAATCCCCAATTTCTGGGGGAGAAACATCAAAGTAGTCTGATGTGGTGGATCCGTAACAACAAACACGAGGATTGTGAAGAAGGGCACATGTCACATACATTTTGCCAACAgcacttaaaattattttcaagttttttttgaagtccagaaatttaaaataatttattatctCACCAAAAATCCATTCAACAGAAACTCTGACTTCACTCATAGATCCATTCCATGCAGACTGTATGGGAGTTAGTCCAGCCCCTCGAAAAGGTCCTTGCAGATGTAGTCGAAGAGGATATGCCGGATCTCCATAAATACATAGGGGGTTCCCATTTGCGTCCACTGAAAATCGTTGCAATTGGTTTAACACTCCAGATCTAGCTAACATCCCACTGTCATGTCTCTTTCCCTCGACAGGCCCAAACAGGTTGGCAACAAGGCCACTGGGTGCTGCGATAGATTGAAACTTTATAGCATGGACTTTTTTGTGACCATTGTATAAGCACTTTTGGTTTTGTCCTGGTCGGCATATGGGCCTCACAGTACCGTAAACAAACCCCCAACAGTTTTCAAGAGCAGCTCCCCTATTGTGAACTGCAACAGCAAACTCCTCTAAATGATCGGGTCTTAACCAATCCTGGTTCAAATCAGTGAGAAGTCGGTTCCATGTTTGATACATCTTGTTCATAACAGCATTTGAGATCATACACAATTGTGGTTCTGGCCTTCCAAATCTGGGTATCATGTCTACGTATCTTCAGGGATAGGCaaatcttttaagaaaaatgcaCAATGCCTCAACCATGTCGACATTTACACCATTGTAGCAAACGATCCGATCCGGTAAAGTAAACACCTCTGCCAAGTTGTAAATGTCATTCTTGTAAAATCTAAACTCAGTTTTACATTCATCATCGGTCATCTTGTCGAGATCGAAACACTCGTAGTTAGTGTACGGTAAATTCGGATTTTTAGGCTTGTGTAAATCGTAGAGAAGCACGAATTCTTCAGCGTTAATCAAACGGGAAGCATGTGCCAGGAGAATAGTGTCACGGAACTTTGGCATGGCTTTCTAAAAAACTTTCGTTGACTAAAACACGATAAACATCAATGACCGTCGTCAACGTTCTCGCTCGTAAAATTCGTAATCTCAATTTTGGCGGGAACGCCAACACGACGTGGCCCCGCTCGACCCAGACTTCTCACGTTGCCGTCACCGTCGCCGTTGTCGGATCGTAAGGTCCCTATTATCGTAAAAAAGGTGTGAAACATCAAATGATGGACATGCTAACAATGATTGTGAAACGGGtgaaaactttaattattttgacTTTAGTGGAATCCCGATTGCTCGGGCCCTCGATTTGTTCACAAACTGTATCatcggttaagaatatatgaaagtcatatatttgaactgcggataaagacgtgaatgaaagtgatcctcgcagaAATGTGCACTACTTCAGGCCTGATTTGAACCATGtcctctgcgataccggtgcagcgctctaccaactgagctaacaagccaactgggagctggtcatgatgttggtactaaataaacccgtgaagtgatgaaataaacggttaagaacatatgaaagtcatatatttgaactgcggataaagacgtcaatgaaagtgatcctcgcagtaatgtgcgCTACTTAGGCGgtagtgaaaataatatttgactCAACCTGACGCGTAAACAAGGTGGGACTGATAAATAGTATCTGTGCTGAAATAATTTCGCAACGATCAGAATGAAGATTACTTTTTCAGCATTTTATTTGCCTTTGGTCGGTCAATTCACTTTTGCATTCAATTTTTAGGTTATTATCGTTGTTTTCTGTTTCGggttttaaaacatttgcaaaTGGGCATATAATTCAGTTAAACAGAGGCCATCAATGCGCAGGCTGGTAAACCGGACTTTACAGACAAAtttatctgtttgatatttgtttcattAATGTTGTTGGCCTATATTCAGTCTGTCCAATGATTTATTTGCGATGGCTTcgtttctaatttttctatCGAGTCCTAACTCTTCTTTAGCAGTGTGTAAAATACTCGTCGCCCTGTAGCGTTGAGGGTACTGATGTTTCCTATCTCGCTCGCTTGCTTAGCTCCTCCAACTTTGCGTATTTCATTCGCAAAGTTGGAAGGGTTACTTTCGCTGATTTACTAGCATTTTAAAGTTTCACTTTCTTGTTAAAATATTCCTTCAGAGCTTTTGTTAAAGCAATCGCGAGATCGCAAATTGGAGTAATTTTTGGTCAGTTATTTCTAGGAAACGAGTCTCAAAATCGCATCTCTGACACATATGTCCGCGCGTTTATACTTGATTAAGCCATTCATCTCAATTCAGCATGCGCTTTATCATCTAAAAAAGAGTATTTTGATGGCACTGTCTTAGATCTTTATATTTTGGGTGAAATTTACTGAAGTAATGGTACCTTTGAAAAGAGTGGATTATCTTCAGTTTTCTAAGAATCCTTAAGCAAATATGTAAAATGTGTGTCATTCTTGAGTGTCGAGGTTGCATGTTTGCCTAACTCGCTCACTTGCGTATTTCGTGCACAAAGTTGTCTGAGTTACTTTTGCTGATCCACcgtctttttaaaaattcactttctTGTAAACGTGTTTTTTTGTACCTTGCTTTAGCGCTCGAGGGATCGCTAATCAAAGTAATATTCCCCCCTTCTTTTCAGACAGTGATTTCTGGGAAACGAACCTTTAACTCTTTGCCATCTTCTTTCAAAAGTGCGCGACGTACCCTTAACATAAATGAGCATATGAGAGTTCAAGACAACGTTTATTCGGAAGTCGGATACATTTCGGGATCTTGACAACCGCCGGACCGCTTAATATGGTGTCGCGTGGGACAAGTTCGATTATTGTGTTACTAGCGTCACACCATGAGATGGTCAAAGGCTGTTTGGCACTACGTACCCTTCAAATGATCAGTTGATCATTAACTTTAAAAGCGTCAGCCGCAGCATTAAAAAGAAACGATACAGAGAGGCACGATTCGTGAAATTATAAACCAGCGTAAGGCGTGATTTGCCTCATCAATAACCCTGTAATAAACGTGAATCGTGAATTTTGTCTTCCATTTTCTAGAACtgaagatttcaatgaaactttgggCACAAGTACAGAGATTTGAATATTTCTTCACTACACACATGAAGCTCTGGCCTGCGtgatacatttattttttgtgtcCACTACTTTAGAAAGTAGAGGACACTATAGTCACTGAGGCCTTTCAAAGTGGTCGAAGTAGCCCAAtctacaagaataaaggaattacCTTTGATTTGCTTATTATGATTAGCTGATATAAGCAGGGTTTCTGTTT encodes:
- the LOC131783608 gene encoding uncharacterized protein; protein product: MKWNEEHELLMLRELMLLQPWLHKKGTSERGDDWEKLAVSLNAIPYPQFRVTQRSVRDHYSTMEKRRRKKVREEDRASGIASEEDKELDQLLDETIELFDESDKITDQTKQKQEEEAKKAEEMRKRSLETFKDSAKRNADEQQGARPKKGRASGASTLAYLKDRAEVEATLKRDELEIKRQELALQAKEQEERQQQFDMMNKQTRDTQQLQQQQMQQFMQMNANMMQQHQQQTLALMELMKKFAGK